In the Calditerrivibrio sp. genome, one interval contains:
- a CDS encoding ATP-binding protein — translation MKETKKRVSKDQLLKDLESQRNLLETIINTVPVPIFYKDKDLRYIDVNDEFVKFVGLEKDEIRGKTVFDLYPEHLSKKYHEADLELLKKGGNQIYCYRIRNANGEYREVEFYKSTFTDKNGNLMGIVGAILDIDERKKLLNKLEEEKKRAEHASIAKSRFLSNISHEIRTPLTTIVGFINLLMNTKLTEEQRRYIKHIQSASDTLLAIISEVLDLSKIESGEMVAQIERVNLFDLIDNVSDIMKYNAFKKGLDFFITPSVNLPEYIYTDSKMLKQILLNLLSNAIKFTERGFVEVTSEYLYLNGKHTLSFSVKDTGIGIKKEMLIDIFKPFVQVDNTYSRKYGGVGLGLNITKKLVSMLGGDISVDSKEGEGTTFIFNFAIESVERGIDGEYINHGFCNAVILSDENSFSEKLQRTLNCMNIDSTVTSDLIYLMNLILMENVDLLLIDADSMILYFEEIKNKMKQLDIKMPTIVVYSRVEDMEYFKNMMDFGVVLFTEKPITIWGLRRLLSDIHKKGDDTIKFYQIKPIDIKTRYKVLIVEDVDMNRILFRTLISEMLPNAEIVEAENGEQGFVKYKMISPDIVFMDIQMPIMNGYESAKAIRDFESKNQLKTVPIIAVTANYEKEERQRCLAAGITDYLSKPIMIDQLGEILAKYLNNKLNVNNENQQSKDISNVIDFGFFTKNKVPKSLVEQLFRQGLEEFPIYLEKLAEFVKLKDFGNIRAKAHKIKGAALSLGFINMAEKAEAINKRAKEGLDCLDLLKEMYNEWDKVRSEVEKFLFDSQS, via the coding sequence GTGAAAGAGACAAAAAAAAGAGTATCTAAAGATCAACTGTTGAAGGATTTGGAAAGCCAAAGGAATCTCCTTGAGACGATAATTAATACTGTCCCTGTGCCTATCTTTTATAAAGATAAAGATTTAAGGTATATTGATGTAAATGATGAATTTGTAAAGTTTGTTGGATTAGAAAAGGATGAAATAAGGGGTAAGACTGTTTTTGATTTGTATCCAGAGCATCTATCTAAAAAATATCATGAAGCAGATTTGGAACTTTTAAAAAAAGGAGGTAATCAGATTTATTGCTATAGAATCAGGAATGCAAATGGTGAATATAGAGAAGTGGAGTTTTACAAAAGTACCTTTACTGATAAAAATGGTAATTTAATGGGGATTGTTGGAGCTATACTTGATATAGATGAAAGAAAAAAACTATTAAATAAACTCGAAGAGGAAAAAAAGAGAGCAGAACATGCAAGTATTGCAAAATCAAGATTTCTTTCAAACATAAGTCATGAGATAAGGACACCTTTAACTACTATCGTTGGTTTTATTAATCTTCTGATGAATACAAAACTTACAGAAGAACAGAGAAGGTATATAAAACATATTCAATCAGCTTCTGATACCTTACTGGCTATTATTTCTGAGGTTTTAGATTTATCTAAGATAGAATCAGGGGAGATGGTGGCCCAAATTGAGAGGGTGAACCTCTTTGATTTGATTGATAATGTTTCTGATATTATGAAATATAATGCTTTTAAAAAAGGGTTGGATTTCTTTATTACACCATCGGTAAATCTTCCTGAGTATATTTATACCGATTCTAAGATGTTAAAACAGATTTTGTTAAATCTTTTATCTAATGCTATAAAGTTTACTGAGAGGGGGTTTGTGGAGGTTACGTCTGAATACCTTTATTTAAATGGTAAACATACATTAAGTTTTTCTGTGAAAGACACAGGTATAGGTATAAAGAAAGAGATGCTTATCGATATTTTCAAACCGTTTGTGCAGGTTGATAATACTTATTCCAGAAAGTATGGAGGTGTAGGACTTGGCTTGAATATAACAAAAAAGCTTGTTTCTATGCTTGGGGGGGATATCTCTGTGGATTCGAAAGAGGGTGAAGGAACTACATTCATTTTTAATTTTGCTATAGAAAGTGTAGAAAGAGGGATCGATGGTGAGTATATAAATCATGGTTTTTGTAATGCTGTTATATTATCCGATGAAAATTCTTTTTCTGAAAAGTTACAGAGAACTTTAAATTGTATGAATATAGACAGCACTGTTACCAGTGATCTAATCTATTTAATGAATCTGATATTGATGGAAAATGTTGATCTTTTGCTGATAGATGCTGACAGTATGATTTTATATTTTGAAGAGATAAAAAATAAGATGAAACAACTTGATATTAAAATGCCCACCATTGTTGTTTATAGTAGAGTGGAGGATATGGAATATTTTAAAAATATGATGGATTTTGGCGTTGTTTTATTTACGGAAAAACCCATTACAATTTGGGGTTTGAGAAGATTGTTATCAGATATACACAAAAAGGGTGATGATACAATTAAGTTTTATCAGATAAAACCAATTGATATCAAAACAAGGTATAAGGTGCTTATTGTTGAAGATGTGGATATGAACAGGATTCTTTTTAGAACATTAATTTCAGAGATGCTACCAAATGCTGAAATAGTAGAGGCTGAAAATGGGGAACAAGGGTTTGTAAAATATAAGATGATCTCACCGGATATCGTTTTTATGGATATTCAGATGCCTATCATGAATGGATATGAGTCTGCTAAAGCGATAAGGGATTTTGAAAGTAAAAATCAATTGAAAACTGTTCCTATTATTGCAGTTACTGCAAATTATGAAAAAGAGGAAAGACAGAGGTGCCTTGCTGCTGGCATAACAGATTATCTTAGTAAACCGATAATGATAGATCAATTAGGTGAGATTTTAGCTAAATATTTAAATAATAAGCTTAATGTGAATAATGAGAATCAGCAATCTAAAGATATAAGTAATGTTATAGATTTTGGCTTTTTTACAAAAAATAAGGTTCCTAAGAGTTTGGTGGAACAGTTGTTTAGACAAGGGTTGGAAGAGTTTCCCATTTATCTGGAAAAACTTGCTGAATTTGTCAAATTAAAAGATTTTGGCAATATAAGAGCTAAGGCGCATAAGATAAAAGGGGCTGCCTTGTCTTTGGGCTTTATTAATATGGCTGAGAAAGCTGAAGCCATAAACAAAAGAGCTAAAGAAGGGTTGGATTGTTTGGATCTATTGAAAGAGATGTATAATGAATGGGATAAGGTAAGGTCTGAGGTGGAAAAATTTTTATTTGATAGTCAGAGTTAA
- a CDS encoding response regulator yields the protein MTNEHITFKYKETPELLKSIKAVLVDDEKITVKALKMFLDSYIDDLYSFSDPKEAISFIETNEIDLLITDFWMPNINGIDLIKFAKNKNPDVATILLTVDANLSGISVVNAGVDKYIQKPAFGDTLLSAIEEAINKFLLKKIVIESQQKDIELMRLKERYSIFQQEEAYKKQLNIIKNELYLSTINSKITKNNSYFYIKTSYKPFEILSGDCYSIRVLSPHEAFIFILDIMGKGISASVTSITSTTYLNHLINTMGGSKKLTLKIIINKFLRFIKPILIEDEILCGLFLILNFQSQRLQFVNFCMPPLFFEENDTIQYIPAEELPITKRTEEFHIQEKDISNITKLILLSDGIVESKTINKKPYIFNIKKDIRLSYSLKNFMETVALNISKIPDDSTVIFIKKCSILGCFHKEYIIPSRSSDIDNFLNKLNKRLQKIHADKYFKSNITTILMELLANAHEHGNLGITSELKDKLISEDMYEKYILEKEKATNKEIKISFTISVQKKELYLTIEDQGIGFDKNIFENNKNPNFCGYGMRILDTLTKDFFYNKEGNIVTAIVDLSTKCTFDIIY from the coding sequence ATGACAAACGAACACATTACTTTTAAATACAAAGAAACACCAGAACTACTTAAATCAATAAAAGCAGTTCTGGTGGATGATGAGAAGATAACTGTAAAAGCACTAAAAATGTTTTTAGATTCTTACATCGATGATCTCTATTCTTTTTCAGATCCAAAAGAAGCCATATCATTCATTGAAACAAACGAAATCGATCTGTTGATAACCGATTTTTGGATGCCAAATATTAATGGTATTGATCTGATTAAATTTGCTAAAAATAAAAATCCAGACGTAGCCACAATACTTTTAACAGTTGATGCCAATCTATCTGGTATCAGTGTGGTAAATGCTGGAGTAGATAAATACATCCAAAAGCCAGCCTTTGGCGATACCTTACTATCAGCGATTGAAGAAGCGATAAATAAATTTCTTCTGAAAAAAATCGTTATAGAAAGTCAACAAAAAGATATTGAATTGATGAGGCTTAAAGAAAGATATTCCATTTTTCAACAGGAAGAAGCTTACAAAAAACAGTTAAACATAATAAAAAACGAGTTGTATCTTTCAACAATAAATAGTAAGATAACTAAAAACAACTCATATTTTTATATAAAAACATCCTATAAACCTTTTGAAATTTTAAGTGGTGATTGTTATTCCATAAGAGTTTTAAGTCCCCATGAAGCTTTTATATTTATTCTTGACATTATGGGCAAAGGGATCTCCGCCTCTGTTACTTCAATTACATCCACTACGTATCTTAACCACCTAATAAATACTATGGGCGGATCAAAAAAACTTACACTAAAAATCATTATAAACAAATTTTTAAGGTTTATTAAACCGATTTTAATAGAAGACGAAATATTATGTGGACTTTTTTTAATATTAAATTTTCAGTCCCAGAGATTACAATTTGTAAATTTCTGCATGCCACCGTTATTTTTTGAAGAAAACGATACCATCCAATATATACCAGCAGAAGAACTACCCATTACTAAAAGAACCGAAGAGTTTCATATCCAAGAAAAAGATATCTCCAACATCACAAAATTAATTCTATTGTCCGACGGTATTGTAGAATCCAAAACCATAAACAAAAAACCATATATATTTAACATAAAAAAGGATATCAGACTTAGCTATAGTTTAAAAAACTTTATGGAAACAGTAGCATTAAATATTTCCAAGATCCCTGATGACTCCACTGTAATATTTATAAAAAAATGTTCTATATTAGGGTGCTTTCATAAAGAATATATTATCCCTTCTAGGAGTAGTGATATTGACAACTTTTTAAATAAACTAAACAAACGATTACAAAAAATCCATGCTGACAAATATTTCAAAAGCAATATAACTACTATCCTCATGGAACTACTCGCAAATGCCCATGAACATGGCAACTTAGGCATAACATCTGAACTTAAGGACAAATTAATCTCAGAAGATATGTATGAAAAATATATCCTCGAAAAAGAAAAGGCTACAAATAAAGAAATCAAAATATCATTTACAATCTCTGTTCAAAAAAAAGAGTTATACTTAACGATCGAAGATCAGGGAATAGGTTTTGATAAAAATATTTTTGAAAATAACAAAAATCCTAATTTTTGTGGTTATGGAATGAGGATTTTAGATACCCTGACAAAAGACTTCTTTTACAATAAAGAAGGTAATATTGTTACAGCAATAGTAGACCTTTCTACAAAATGTACATTTGATATAATATATTGA